The genomic window TAGGTTACGAGAAAAGGGAGCGATACCAAACAATACAGAGCGCAAAGGTAGCGACCCTTTACTGAGCTGCGGCCGTGAGAGTTTTGGGGCGTTTCGGGTTTGGGATCTGCCTGTGCGCTCGGTGACGTGAAGTCACTGCGCGGCAGGTGAAGGGCTTGTTTGCCCTCCTGGAGGCGGCGGCAATGCGGCAGTGGCATAGTAGAGCGCGGAGGCTGTCATGACGGAGGAGGACATCAAGTCGGAGCTGGAGCGACTCAGGCAAGAGAACGAGCGCCTGAAGAGGGAACGCAGCCGGGGCATCAGCCTGAAAGTCTCGGAAAAAGGGGCGGTGTCGGTCTATGGTCTCGGGCGGTTTCCCGTAACCCTCTATAAGGAGCAATGGGTGAAGGTCCTGGCTGTTGCCGACGACATCCTGGCCTTCATCAAGGAGAATGACGCCCGACTCAAGGCGAAGTCCTAGCTACACCCAGAAGTACCCACTTCATGTCGCGGTCAAAAGGCTAGGCCCTTGGCTTCAACCTCCGCACTCAGCCACTTTACCTTCCCCTTGGTATTAAGACCCACGACAATCCGCAGGAGCGCTCCGACCGGGACTGACCCGAGATCTAGGACTCCGTCGGCAGGTGCATAGATTTCTCGGTCGTCCTGGGTCCGGAAAGCCGTGAGCTGGTACTTTTTGCCGTCCGGAGTGGAGAAGAAGCACCGCAGCGGAAAAACACGAGGCTGCTTACTGTTACCCCAGATCTTCTGATCGAGAATCGCGAACCAGGTACCCTCGGGGACCGTCTTGAAGTCGTACTCCCAAGCCCTAAAACCAGCCATCTCCGCCTGTCGGGCGGACAATGCGCGAGCCATATCTGACCTCCTGCCTGGCGGTGCACCACCTCCGTGCAGCCGCCAGGGTGCTGCCCTGCGCCATCCGTCGATGCCTGTCCGTCCCCGGTTATTCCTGGCTGGCCGTGGATTCGTCGGTCTCGGCACGACGCGCTAGAGCGGGTTGTTGCTCCGCAAAGGCTTTGAGGATGGCCTTGCGGAGAGCCACCAGGCCCTCCCCGTTTCCCGTGGCGTCACGGATGAAATCGAAGAACGAGCGCTCGGCTCCGTTCTTTCCGGGGATCTCTCGGGCCGGGAACGTGACGGCCAAGAGCGGCTTACCGTCGCGGCCCTTCCAAATTGATGTCCCGACGATCTTCACCTTTGGCTCTTCAATAAGAAGATCCACGTCTGCTAGGTGATGGGCCGCCTTTGCTTTCGCCGGACGAACGAGGATCTCCATCGGTCTCACTCCCGCGGCACTTGGCCGCCGTCGCCGCCGGCAAGGGCGGCCGCTCGGTATTTCTGGAATTCTTTGTCGCGAGCCAGGAACCTGCGCAGCGCGGAGACGATGATGTGATTGAGGCTCGCCCTGTTCTCACCCCCGAGTGCTTTCTGGTAGAGGCGAAGATCGTCCTCGAGTGCCTTTGGAAAAGACACACGCAGGGCTGTCTTCTCCCTCGCATACTCAGGTTGGATCTCAAGCGGCATGCCGTCTCCCTTTGCCTCTCTCTTGCCTTCGGTCCTGCCAACGCTCGTCGGGCGATAGGGCAAGAGATGTACCAGCTGGTGACATTGAGGTTGCCGCGGGAAGGCAAACCCGTTCATGAGGCGGCTCTCGTTGGGCTCACGGAGCTCTCACTGAAAATGACCGCCAGGGTGGCTTCGAAGATCATCGCCACTTTTGGCGGCAGGCTCAGGACCTTCTCGCCAGAACTGGCCGCGGCCTGAGTAGCCACTTCGAGGGGT from Vicinamibacteria bacterium includes these protein-coding regions:
- a CDS encoding DUF2274 domain-containing protein — its product is MNGFAFPRQPQCHQLVHLLPYRPTSVGRTEGKREAKGDGMPLEIQPEYAREKTALRVSFPKALEDDLRLYQKALGGENRASLNHIIVSALRRFLARDKEFQKYRAAALAGGDGGQVPRE